The following proteins are encoded in a genomic region of Capsicum annuum cultivar UCD-10X-F1 unplaced genomic scaffold, UCD10Xv1.1 ctg43647, whole genome shotgun sequence:
- the LOC124892071 gene encoding uncharacterized protein LOC124892071 — translation MPPHRTNINTQEDEIRPTNGMRTRDRAHTSEPVPTLGVSPVPTNPPRALWTNVNRPSITQRDISNAEFRQSIHMLTQLVANQAQQSEDVGSTPVISEATKVGHFMRMNPPKFTGTKVEENPQEFTDEMEKIFRVLHVEQVEGAELGAYQLKDIKEKKKKKIVESREKERQAKRARLADQNPSQQQGGNWGNKWQHKKFWDKAQSAASAPAPRPPVDRCPQSFQTSHGPRAWDTQSQGSVAQQHHTFPQCKTYGRNHPRKCQLGAFVCYSCGQMGYFQRDYPSARRNIGGAKSQENSSTPPPPQKGATIGVGSDRNRLYALTNRQEAESSPYVVT, via the exons ATGCCTCCCCATCGCACCAACATTAATACTCAAGAGGATGAAATCCGTCCCACTAATGGGATGAGGACACGTGACAGAGCTCACACTTCAGAACCTGTCCCTACTCTTGGAGTCTCTCCAGTACCAACCAATCCACCTAGGGCGCTATGGACCAATGTTAACCGTCCCTCGATTACTCAGAGAGATATTTCGAATGCAGAATTTAGacaatctattcatatgctgacacagttggtggCTAATCAGGCCCAACaatcagaagatgttgggtctacaCCTGTTATATCTGAAGCTACTAAGGTGGGtcatttcatgagaatgaacccgcctaaGTTTACTGGCACTAAAGTAGAAGAGAATCCGCAAGAGTTCacagatgaaatggagaagatttttagagtgttGCATGTGGAACAAGTGGAAGGTGCCGAACTAGGGGCttatcagctaaaggat attaaggagaaaaagaaaaaaaagatagtcGAGTCTAGAGAGAAGGAAAGGCAAGCGAAGAGAGCCAGATTAGCGGATCAGAACCCCAGTCAGCAGCAGGGTGGTAATTGGGGTAACAAGTGGCAACATAAAAAGTTTTGGGACAAGGCACAATCTGCAGCtagcgccccagcacccagaccccCAGTTGATAGATGCCCCCAGAGTTTTCAAACTAGTCATGGACCCAGAGCTTGGGATACTCAGTCGCAGGGTAGTGTGGCACAACAGCATCATACTTTTCCACAGTGCAAGACTTATGGTAGGAATCACCCGAGAAAGTGTCAACTAGGCGCATTTGTGTGTTATTCTTGTGGTCAGATGGGCTACTTCCAGAGAGATTATCCCTCCGCTAGGAGGAATATTGGTGGAGCTAAGTCTCAGGAAAACTCTTCCACACCACCACCACCCCAAAAGGGTGCCACTATAGGTGTTGGGAGCGATCGCAATCGGTTATATGCGTTAACCAACCGACAGGAGGCAGAATCCTCACCatatgttgtcaccg